From the genome of Podospora pseudoanserina strain CBS 124.78 chromosome 7 map unlocalized CBS124.78p_7.2, whole genome shotgun sequence, one region includes:
- a CDS encoding uncharacterized protein (COG:S; EggNog:ENOG503P3AU), which produces MNSTLTICSSDYSYSAQPNMLSSSASGIFSFCQTGPADLSGSAWDTTVEGPQNFPEFTDATDYYAGEAEDSFLPFGQITPKPDQDDFHARWAPSDNKALKAEPMRRGTSRSSTGSLKNRNTKPSATSVKKTRSRVQSILTQTSSQMSKLDMAGAPYSDGPAVAAGRIMDVQQYLAQDLDTLSVSGAGYYPMMGFPDGLTYSNDLAPMAQHVNPQIFDAGLISHSPHSWGSLSPVDSRLSSPGLGDGAEDLWSAVPSASSPGESQSSNSPVLPGQSPRYVATTKAVELGALSHTSDFRMSRKMDGQYVTSDDLHLVPAMGEDAFALPPAFGARRMSGEGESARDHYLYKNAYPHADGLFHCPWEGQPSCNHKPEKLKCNYDKFVDSHLKPYRCKVEGCQNARFSSTACLLRHEREAHAMHGHGEKPYLCTYEGCERSVAGHGFPRQWNLRDHMRRVHNDNGTTAQAASPPASGATTSTRGRKRKSDVQEKPAQEKTSSRKSKSEASKPVEPPINLEITQWWEHQRALQDLVSAGYQPDDIQTFHYIKEAQDHLTAMDRITHNLTAKPEVRRGWRN; this is translated from the exons ATGAACAGCACACTAACCATTTGCTCCAGCGACTATAGCTACAGTGCTCAGCCCAACATGCTTTCCTCATCTGCCTCTGgaatcttttctttttgtcaaACAGGACCAGCTGACCTTTCTGGCTCGGCTTGGGACACGACAGTTGAAGGACCACAGAACTTTCCTGAGTTTACGGATGCCACGGATTACTATGCTGGAGAAGCCGAGGACTCTTTCTTGCCATTTGGCCAAATCACCCCAAAACCGGACCAAGATGACTTCCACGCCCGCTGGGCTCCTTCCGACAACAAGGCCCTGAAGGCTGAGCCCATGCGCAGAGGCACCTCGCGCAGCTCCACTGGAAGCCTCAAGAACAGAAACACAAAGCCTTCTGCCACTTCGGTCAAGAAGACTAGGTCAAGAGTACAGTCCATCCTCACACAGACATCATCACAGATGTCCAAGCTTGACATGGCTGGTGCCCCCTACTCGGATGGCCCTGCTGTTGCCGCTGGCCGGATCATGGATGTGCAGCAATACCTTGCTCAGGATCTCGACACTCTTTCCGTCAGCGGTGCTGGCTACTACCCCATGATGGGTTTCCCGGATGGCTTGACCTACAGCAACGACTTGGCCCCCATGGCCCAGCACGTGAACCCCCAAATCTTTGATGCCGGTCTCATCAGCCACTCTCCTCACTCTTGGGGCTCGCTGAGCCCTGTTGACTCCCGCCTGTCTTCCCCTGGTCTCGGCGATGGTGCCGAAGACTTGTGGTCTGCTGTCCCTTCTGCCTCGTCTCCTGGCGAGAGCCAGAGCTCCAACTCGCCTGTTCTGCCTGGCCAGTCACCAAGGTATGTTGCGACTACAAAAGCGGTTGAGCTCGGTGCATTGTCTCACACCAGTGATTTCAGGATGAGCCGGAAAATGGATGGCCAGTATGTGACATCTGACGATCTTCACCTTGTTCCCGCCATGGGTGAGGATGCTTTTGCCCTCCCTCCTGCCTTTGGCGCCCGCCGCATGAGCGGCGAAGGTGAGTCTGCTCGGGACCATTACCTCTACAAGAATGCGTACCCCCACGCGGACGGACTTTTCCACTGCCCCTGGGAGGGCCAGCCGAGCTGCAACCACAAgcccgagaagctcaagtGCAACTACGA caaGTTTGTTGACTCCCACCTCAAGCCCTACCGCTGCAAGGTTGAGGGTTGCCAGAACGCCCGCTTTTCTTCCACTGCTTGCCTCCTCCGACATGAGCGTGAGGCCCACGCGATgcatggccatggtgagAAACCCTACCTGTGCACCTATGAGGGCTGCGAGCGCTCCGTTGCCGGCCACGGATTCCCCAGACAATGGAACCTCAGGGACCACATGAGGCGCGTCCACAATGACAACGGCACCACCGCTCAGGCTGCTTCCCCTCCCGCCTCTGGcgccaccacctctaccCGTGGCCGCAAGAGAAAGAGCGATGTTCAGGAGAAGCCCGCCCAGGAGAAGACCAGCTCCCGCAAGTCCAAGTCTGAGGCTTCCAAGCCCGTCGAgccccccatcaacctcgagaTCACCCAATGGTGGGAGCACCAGAGAGCTCTCCAGGACCTCGTTTCCGCTGGCTACCAGCCCGACGACATCCAGACCTTCCATTACATCAAGGAGGCTCAGGACCACTTGACCGCCATGGACAGGATcacccacaacctcaccgcTAAGCCCGAGGTCCGCCGCGGTTGGAGGAATTGA
- a CDS encoding uncharacterized protein (EggNog:ENOG503NYM5; COG:Q) — protein sequence MRKEIQDIESPAGILGMKFMYKRSWYSQNINHSLPSPSPSPSPQQPSHQWFHLDHLTMKFTTLLTTALTALPILADSSFPWERLNKNDSLLIIVDLQEGLYNLARDYDPTLFKQNMLAHSALGLAFPTLPVILTTSASTGPNGPLPQEILDMYPTAPVIARQGEVNAWDSPEFRAAVKATGKKQIILAGIVTDVCTAFLARSLRAEGYSVWANQEASGTVTKEIRDLANDQMMRAGVNVVSLFSIVCDLMRDWRSSPGAKEILPWLDTYMPVYGMLARGHRAAVENGTLIPGEADLPL from the exons ATGAGGAAAGAAATTCAGGATATCGAGAGTCCTGCGGGGATCTTGGGGATGAAGTTCATGTATAAAAGGAGTTGGTACAGCCAGAATATCAATCACTCActtccatcaccatcaccatcaccatctcctcagcaaccttctCACCAGTGGTTTCACCTTGACCATCTCACAATGAAGTTCACCACCCTTCTCACAACCGCCCTCACGGCCCTCCCTATCCTGGCCGACTCGTCCTTCCCCTGGGAACGCCTCAACAAAAAcgactccctcctcatcattgtCGACCTCCAAGAAGGCCTTTACAATCTCGCCCGTGACTACG ACCCAACCCTCTTCAAACAAAACATGCTCGCCCACTCCGCCCTAGGCCTTgccttccccaccctccccgtaatcctcaccacctcggcctccaCCGGCCCTAacggccccctcccccaagaaaTCCTCGACATGtaccccaccgcccccgtcATCGCCCGCCAAGGAGAAGTAAACGCCTGGGACTCCCCCGAATTCCGCGCCGCGGTCAAGGCCACAGGCAAGAAGCAGATCATCCTCGCCGGCATCGTCACAGACGTTTGCACTGCCTTCTTGGCTCGCTCTCTCCGCGCAGAGGGGTACTCCGTCTGGGCCAACCAGGAAGCCTCGGGCACCGTCACAAAAGAGATCCGCGACCTCGCCAATGATCAGATGATGCGCGCCGGCGTCAACGTCGTCTCCCTTTTTAGCATCGTCTGCGACCTGATGAGGGACTGGCGCTCATCCCCCGGCGCAAAGGAGATCCTCCCCTGGCTGGACACGTACATGCCCGTCTACGGGATGCTCGCCCGCGGCCATCGTGCCGCCGTCGAGAACGGGACTTTGATCCCCGGGGAGGCTGACTTGCCTCTTTGA